One stretch of Serinicoccus hydrothermalis DNA includes these proteins:
- the rpsK gene encoding 30S ribosomal protein S11: MPPKSRQATGARKVRRKEKKNVAFGQAHIKSTFSNTIISITDPTGAVIAWSSSGQVGFKGSRKSTPYAAQMAAEAAARRAMDHGMKKVDVFVKGPGSGRETAIRSLTAAGLEVGAISDVTPQAHNGVRPPKKRRN, translated from the coding sequence ATGCCCCCCAAGAGCCGTCAGGCCACCGGCGCCCGCAAGGTGCGCCGCAAGGAGAAGAAGAACGTCGCCTTCGGGCAGGCTCACATCAAGAGCACGTTCAGCAACACCATCATCTCGATCACCGACCCGACCGGTGCCGTCATCGCCTGGTCCTCCTCGGGCCAGGTCGGCTTCAAGGGGTCGCGCAAGTCGACCCCCTACGCCGCACAGATGGCCGCCGAGGCCGCCGCGCGTCGCGCGATGGACCACGGCATGAAGAAGGTCGACGTCTTCGTCAAGGGCCCGGGCTCGGGCCGCGAGACCGCGATCCGCTCGCTGACCGCCGCCGGCCTCGAGGTCGGCGCGATCTCCGACGTGACGCCCCAGGCGCACAACGGAGTCCGCCCGCCCAAGAAGCGTCGCAACTGA
- the rpsD gene encoding 30S ribosomal protein S4, with the protein MARYTGPITKKSRRLKVDLVGGDKNFDLRPFPPGQHGRRRSQEKEYLTQLQEKQKARFTYGVMEKQFRRYYAEAARRPGKTGANLLIILESRLDNVVYRAGLARTRRAARQLVTHGHFLVNGKRVDVPSYRVEQYDIIEIRPQSVETFPFELARQTYGDRPVPAWMKVVPGSLKVLIHQLPTREQIDTILTEQLIVELYSKN; encoded by the coding sequence ATGGCCCGTTACACCGGACCCATCACCAAGAAGTCCCGCCGGCTCAAGGTCGACCTCGTCGGTGGCGACAAGAACTTCGACCTGCGCCCCTTCCCCCCGGGGCAGCACGGTCGCCGCCGCAGCCAGGAGAAGGAGTACCTGACCCAGCTGCAGGAGAAGCAGAAGGCCCGCTTCACCTATGGCGTCATGGAGAAGCAGTTCCGCCGCTACTACGCCGAGGCGGCCCGTCGCCCCGGCAAGACCGGCGCGAACCTGCTCATCATCCTCGAGTCCCGCCTCGACAACGTGGTCTACCGGGCCGGCCTGGCCCGCACCCGCCGCGCCGCCCGTCAGCTGGTGACCCACGGTCACTTCCTGGTCAACGGCAAGCGCGTCGACGTGCCGAGCTACCGCGTCGAGCAGTACGACATCATCGAGATCCGTCCGCAGTCGGTGGAGACCTTCCCGTTCGAGCTGGCCCGCCAGACCTACGGCGACCGCCCGGTCCCGGCCTGGATGAAGGTCGTGCCCGGCTCGCTCAAGGTGCTCATCCACCAGCTGCCGACCCGGGAGCAGATCGACACGATCCTCACCGAGCAGCTGATCGTCGAGCTCTACTCGAAGAACTGA
- a CDS encoding DNA-directed RNA polymerase subunit alpha: MLIAQRPTLTEEVVSDTRSRFALEPLEPGFGYTLGNSLRRTLLSSIPGASLTSIRIDGVLHEFSTIPGVKEDVTEVILNLKSLVVSSEHDEPVVMYLRKQGAGPVTAADIAPPAGVEVHNPDLHLATLGESGTLEMEMTVERGRGYVSAQLNKSGEQEIGRIPVDSIYSPVLAVTYKVEATRVEQRTDFDRLVIDVETKSSIAPRDAVASAGRTLVELFGLARELNSEAEGIEIGPSVGDGALASDLALPIEELDLTVRSYNCLKREGIHSVGELVGRSEADLLDIRNFGAKSIDEVKDKLAEMGLALKDSPPGFEGAASYEDGAYEDEGDAAFAEDEQY, from the coding sequence GTGCTCATCGCACAGCGCCCCACCCTCACCGAGGAGGTCGTGTCCGACACCCGGTCGCGGTTCGCCCTCGAGCCGCTGGAGCCGGGCTTCGGCTACACCCTCGGCAACTCGCTCCGCCGGACCCTGCTGTCCAGCATCCCGGGTGCCTCGCTCACCAGCATCCGCATCGACGGCGTGCTGCACGAGTTCTCCACGATCCCCGGGGTCAAGGAGGACGTGACCGAGGTCATCCTCAACCTCAAGTCGCTGGTCGTCTCCAGCGAGCACGACGAGCCGGTCGTCATGTACCTGCGCAAGCAGGGTGCCGGCCCGGTCACCGCCGCCGACATCGCCCCGCCGGCCGGTGTGGAGGTCCACAACCCGGACCTGCACCTGGCGACGCTCGGGGAGTCCGGCACCCTCGAGATGGAGATGACCGTCGAGCGCGGCCGCGGCTACGTCTCGGCCCAGCTCAACAAGTCCGGTGAGCAGGAGATCGGCCGCATCCCGGTCGACTCGATCTACTCCCCGGTGCTGGCCGTGACCTACAAGGTCGAGGCCACCCGTGTCGAGCAGCGCACCGACTTCGACCGCCTCGTCATCGACGTCGAGACGAAGAGCTCGATCGCTCCCCGCGACGCCGTCGCGTCGGCCGGGCGCACCCTCGTCGAGCTGTTCGGCCTGGCCCGTGAGCTCAACTCCGAGGCCGAGGGCATCGAGATCGGGCCCTCCGTCGGTGACGGCGCGCTGGCCTCGGACCTGGCGCTCCCGATCGAGGAGCTGGACCTCACCGTGCGGTCCTACAACTGCCTCAAGCGCGAGGGCATCCACAGCGTGGGTGAGCTCGTCGGCCGCAGCGAGGCGGACCTGCTCGACATCCGCAACTTCGGCGCGAAGTCGATCGACGAGGTCAAGGACAAGCTGGCCGAGATGGGGCTGGCGCTCAAGGACAGCCCGCCCGGGTTCGAGGGTGCCGCCTCCTACGAGGACGGCGCCTACGAGGACGAGGGCGACGCCGCCTTCGCCGAGGACGAGCAGTACTGA
- the rplQ gene encoding 50S ribosomal protein L17, with protein MPSPKKGPRLGGGPAHERLILSNLATALFEHDRITTTEAKAKRLRPLAERLVTFAKRGDLHNRRKVLAIVRDKGVVHRLFTEIAPDVAERQGGYTRITKIAPRKGDNAPMAVIELVREPVAKKAVVTQAEGATKRSAKDREAAAISDPELEAEEPTTTDAAEVDEAQAEVEAADAAAEQGAEPAADGELTEVADNEAAEDTTEAAMVSGGADDAEQPAEDDDTTK; from the coding sequence ATGCCTTCCCCCAAGAAGGGTCCGCGCCTCGGCGGCGGTCCGGCGCACGAGCGCCTGATCCTATCCAACCTGGCGACTGCTCTCTTCGAGCACGACCGCATCACGACCACCGAGGCCAAGGCCAAGCGGCTGCGCCCGCTCGCCGAGCGCCTCGTGACCTTCGCCAAGCGCGGTGACCTGCACAACCGCCGCAAGGTCCTGGCCATCGTCCGGGACAAGGGCGTCGTGCACCGGCTCTTCACCGAGATCGCGCCGGACGTGGCGGAGCGTCAGGGTGGCTACACCCGCATCACGAAGATCGCGCCGCGCAAGGGCGACAACGCCCCCATGGCCGTGATCGAGCTGGTCCGGGAGCCGGTCGCCAAGAAGGCCGTCGTCACCCAGGCCGAGGGCGCCACGAAGCGCTCGGCCAAGGACCGTGAGGCCGCCGCGATCAGCGATCCTGAGCTCGAGGCGGAGGAGCCGACCACGACCGACGCCGCCGAGGTCGACGAGGCCCAGGCCGAGGTCGAGGCCGCCGACGCCGCCGCCGAGCAGGGCGCCGAGCCGGCCGCCGACGGCGAGCTCACGGAGGTCGCGGACAACGAGGCCGCCGAGGACACCACCGAGGCCGCGATGGTCTCCGGCGGTGCCGACGACGCCGAGCAGCCGGCGGAGGACGACGACACCACGAAGTGA
- the truA gene encoding tRNA pseudouridine(38-40) synthase TruA, which yields MRIRLDLAYDGTDFSGWARQPGLRTVEETLALALATVLRGDPPRLTVGGRTDAGVHARGSVCHLDVDEAAWTRLPGRSDRPPGQALVTRLRGVLPDDVVVRDATEVDAGFDARFSALRRRYSYRLLDRPELADPLRRRDTVVVRRELDESAMDSAARSLVGLRDFAAFCRPREGATTVRTLLDYTWSRGEDGVLVGTVVADAFCHSMVRALVGGVVPVGEDRRPVSWPAEVLEAGVRDPAVRVMPAHGLCLEEIVYPGEVSEQLARAQESRTTRAPVRPGDDTSPGS from the coding sequence GTGCGCATCCGTCTCGACCTCGCCTACGACGGCACCGACTTCTCCGGGTGGGCCCGGCAGCCCGGGCTGCGTACCGTCGAGGAGACCCTGGCCCTGGCTCTGGCTACGGTGCTGCGCGGCGACCCGCCGAGGCTCACCGTCGGCGGTCGCACCGACGCCGGGGTGCACGCCAGGGGCTCGGTGTGCCACCTGGACGTCGACGAGGCCGCGTGGACCCGGCTCCCCGGCCGCTCGGACCGCCCGCCGGGGCAGGCGCTCGTGACGCGGTTGCGAGGCGTGCTGCCCGACGACGTCGTGGTCCGGGACGCGACGGAGGTGGACGCGGGCTTCGACGCCCGTTTCTCCGCGCTGCGGCGCCGCTACAGCTACCGGCTGCTGGACCGGCCCGAGCTGGCCGACCCGCTGCGGCGACGGGACACCGTCGTCGTCCGGAGGGAGCTGGACGAGTCAGCCATGGACTCCGCCGCGCGATCGCTGGTCGGGCTGCGCGACTTCGCCGCCTTCTGCAGGCCGCGCGAGGGGGCCACCACCGTGCGGACGCTGCTGGACTACACCTGGTCACGGGGAGAGGACGGGGTGCTCGTGGGGACGGTCGTCGCCGACGCCTTCTGCCACAGCATGGTGCGCGCCCTCGTCGGGGGCGTGGTCCCGGTGGGTGAGGACCGGCGACCGGTGTCGTGGCCGGCGGAGGTGCTCGAGGCGGGGGTACGAGATCCGGCGGTGCGGGTCATGCCGGCGCACGGCCTGTGCCTCGAGGAGATCGTCTATCCCGGCGAGGTCAGCGAGCAGCTGGCCAGGGCGCAGGAGAGTCGGACGACCCGTGCCCCCGTCCGCCCGGGCGACGACACGTCCCCGGGGAGCTAG
- a CDS encoding zinc-binding dehydrogenase has protein sequence MLAAYAQETDPDDPLRGLVVAERPDPDPEPGWRVLPVVAAGLNHHDLWSLRGVGLPAERLPMILGCDAVAEHPDLGEVVIYPVVPGTRGWEGDPTLDPRRTLLSELHQGTLAELVAVPEGAWVQRPEHLSATEAAALSTSWLTAYRMLFSRAQVLPGDTVLVQGAGGGVSTALIQLGAAAGLTVWVTGRSEAKRERALGLGADRTFEPGERMPARVDAVLESVGAATWSHSVNALRPGGTIVVCGATSGDAPEKAELTKIFFKQLRVVGSTMGTREELERLARFVSRTGLRPAMDETYPLSQTAQALARMRDGDVVGQLGIQVR, from the coding sequence ATGCTGGCCGCCTACGCGCAGGAGACCGACCCGGACGACCCGCTGCGCGGACTCGTCGTCGCCGAACGACCGGACCCGGACCCCGAGCCCGGCTGGCGGGTGCTGCCCGTGGTGGCTGCCGGGCTCAACCATCACGACCTGTGGTCGCTGCGCGGTGTAGGACTGCCCGCCGAGCGCCTGCCGATGATCCTCGGGTGCGACGCGGTGGCGGAGCACCCTGACCTCGGTGAGGTCGTCATCTACCCGGTCGTCCCGGGCACACGGGGCTGGGAGGGGGATCCCACGCTCGACCCGCGCCGTACCTTGCTGTCCGAGCTGCACCAGGGGACGCTCGCGGAGCTCGTGGCGGTGCCGGAGGGTGCGTGGGTGCAGCGCCCCGAGCACCTGAGCGCCACCGAGGCGGCGGCACTGTCGACCTCCTGGCTGACCGCCTACCGCATGCTCTTCTCCCGCGCCCAGGTGCTCCCGGGGGACACCGTCCTCGTCCAGGGGGCGGGCGGGGGAGTCTCGACGGCGCTCATCCAGCTGGGGGCCGCCGCGGGGCTGACGGTCTGGGTGACCGGACGCAGCGAGGCCAAGCGGGAGCGTGCGCTGGGACTCGGCGCAGATCGCACGTTCGAGCCCGGCGAGAGGATGCCGGCACGGGTCGACGCGGTCCTGGAGAGCGTGGGCGCGGCCACCTGGTCCCACTCCGTCAACGCGCTGCGCCCGGGCGGCACGATCGTCGTCTGCGGCGCGACGTCCGGCGACGCACCCGAGAAGGCCGAGCTGACCAAGATCTTCTTCAAGCAGCTGCGCGTGGTCGGCTCGACGATGGGGACCCGGGAGGAGCTCGAGCGGCTGGCGCGCTTCGTCTCACGGACTGGTCTCCGGCCGGCGATGGACGAGACGTATCCCCTGTCGCAGACGGCGCAGGCGCTGGCCCGGATGCGGGACGGAGACGTCGTGGGGCAGCTGGGGATCCAGGTCCGCTGA
- a CDS encoding stealth family protein: protein MTRLPRLRRLARPLVPARVRERRAEARREAAEQARRERAEARERVSEERRLAAIARRREALEAQDPSIRFVEGHGLDGPAREVTEFTAAGASEHNLRLVVDVLETAGIDYFLVRGRSRLRHVVGVHARDRAALLREMRERYRSSALHAVRPGAGGRAQVRSAYVDGALDGRIKRGPVIRFAEPVLSPAGRVLAGLDHGCDVEFWRDGQELLADEAGREGLAGLRCQTPPDALATSWVAPRVNRVADVLPPSARQPATRTVAGRDYPTVEPFAWTLPDEVAFPVDVVYTWVDGDDPEHAARRARYRGEQPSGIAANASRYSDHDELRYSLRSLHMYAPFVRHVYVVTDDQVPSWLDPDAPGITVVDHRDIFDEEALPTYNSHAIGTRLHHIAGLSERYLYLNDDVFLARPVGAETFFHANGIARVPFSPFQLGVGGLLDGEVAPNSAGKNVRALLAADFGRGITHKFKHAPHPQIRQVMLDLERAYPEEVAATTRSRFRSPADLGFAATMHHHYALFTGRAVPGEIAMRYVDIGAADAQERMAALDEGRPVDTFCLNDFDTGAESREEVQRMLGEFLTSRFPFPSPYEREPSTA from the coding sequence ATGACGCGCCTGCCCCGTCTGCGACGTCTGGCGCGACCACTCGTGCCGGCACGGGTGCGCGAGCGGCGCGCCGAGGCGAGGCGGGAGGCAGCCGAGCAAGCGCGCAGGGAGCGGGCGGAGGCGCGGGAGCGGGTGAGCGAGGAACGCCGCCTGGCGGCCATCGCGCGTCGTCGGGAGGCCCTGGAGGCGCAGGACCCCAGCATCCGGTTCGTCGAGGGTCATGGGCTGGACGGTCCGGCGCGTGAGGTGACCGAGTTCACCGCCGCGGGGGCGAGCGAGCACAACCTGCGCCTCGTCGTCGACGTGCTCGAGACCGCTGGGATCGACTACTTCCTGGTCCGGGGACGGTCGCGGCTGCGCCACGTTGTGGGGGTCCATGCGCGTGATCGCGCAGCGCTGCTGCGGGAGATGCGGGAGCGCTATCGTTCGAGTGCGCTGCATGCGGTCAGGCCGGGCGCGGGGGGACGGGCCCAGGTGCGCAGCGCCTACGTGGACGGCGCGCTGGACGGGCGGATCAAGAGGGGACCGGTCATCCGCTTCGCCGAGCCCGTGCTCTCACCCGCGGGGAGGGTCCTGGCGGGTCTGGACCACGGCTGTGACGTGGAGTTCTGGCGCGACGGGCAGGAGCTGCTCGCGGACGAGGCCGGACGGGAGGGCCTCGCCGGCCTGCGCTGCCAGACACCTCCGGACGCGCTGGCGACGTCGTGGGTGGCGCCGCGCGTCAACCGGGTCGCCGACGTGCTGCCTCCTTCGGCGCGACAGCCTGCGACGCGCACCGTCGCGGGCCGCGACTATCCCACCGTGGAGCCCTTCGCCTGGACGTTGCCGGACGAGGTCGCCTTCCCGGTCGACGTGGTCTACACGTGGGTCGACGGCGACGACCCGGAGCACGCCGCCCGGCGGGCCCGCTACCGCGGCGAGCAGCCCTCGGGGATCGCCGCCAACGCCTCCCGCTACAGCGACCACGACGAGCTGCGCTACTCCCTGCGGTCGCTGCACATGTATGCGCCCTTCGTGCGCCACGTCTACGTCGTGACCGACGACCAGGTCCCCTCCTGGCTGGACCCGGATGCCCCCGGGATCACCGTCGTCGACCACCGCGACATCTTCGACGAGGAGGCTCTGCCCACCTACAACTCGCATGCGATCGGTACCAGGCTGCACCACATCGCCGGGCTCTCAGAGCGCTACCTCTACCTCAACGACGACGTCTTCCTGGCGCGGCCGGTCGGGGCAGAGACGTTCTTCCACGCCAACGGGATCGCACGAGTCCCATTCTCGCCCTTCCAGCTGGGCGTCGGGGGCCTGCTGGACGGCGAGGTGGCGCCCAACTCCGCCGGCAAGAACGTCCGTGCGCTCCTGGCCGCCGACTTCGGGCGGGGCATCACGCACAAGTTCAAGCACGCACCGCACCCGCAGATCCGGCAGGTGATGCTCGACCTCGAGCGGGCCTACCCCGAGGAGGTCGCGGCGACGACGAGGTCGCGCTTCCGTTCGCCCGCCGACCTGGGTTTCGCGGCGACGATGCACCATCACTACGCCCTCTTCACCGGCCGGGCGGTCCCGGGGGAGATCGCCATGCGCTACGTGGACATCGGCGCGGCCGACGCGCAGGAGCGCATGGCTGCGCTGGACGAGGGACGGCCGGTCGACACCTTCTGCCTCAACGACTTCGACACCGGGGCGGAGTCCCGGGAGGAGGTGCAGCGGATGCTGGGCGAGTTCCTCACCTCCCGCTTCCCCTTTCCCTCGCCCTACGAGCGCGAGCCGTCGACCGCTTGA